Below is a window of Ruegeria sp. THAF33 DNA.
AACAGAGGATGAAAGCTGAACGCCATCCTCAGGCGCGGGTCCTTGAACCGCCGCGCTGCGTGGGCATAGACCGAGCGATCCGCGCGCATCCGGGCGAAGGTCGGCAGGACCTTGATCAGGTCCCAAAGACGGTTCATCGGACGACGTCCGAGATCTTCGAAGCCAAAGAGATAGCGCGCTTCGCTGTCCTTTAGGAACTTGCGCAAGCCCTTCACATCGCCAGGCGACAGGCGTGCGACTTCGGCCTCCATTTCATCAGCGCCCTGCCGCGCTGCAAACTTCGAGCCATCCGGCCAGCGGATTTCGTAGAACGGGTCCAGCGCGACCAAGTTCACGTCCTCGTCAAAGTCGCGCGCGCAATCGGCCCAAAGGTCGCGAAATACCTCGGGCACAGTTACAATCGTAGGACCCAGATCAAACCGATGTCCCTCGCGCCAGATAGCAGAGCCGCGTCCACCGGGCATATCCAGCCGGTCCAGAACGCTGACACGGTAGCCTTTCGCCCCCAGCCGCATCGCAGCCGCCAATCCCCCCAATCCCGCACCGATCACCACGGCATGAGACCGATCATCCCCAACAGGGATCGCGTCTTGGGTCAGTTGCGCGTCAAGGCGAGTCATGCGTTAGCAGTCCAATCTGTTCACTTAAATTGACACACTCCATCAAAAGTCTTCCGGTTTTGACGTTAATATGTCAATCTAAATTGACACCATGGAGGTTCGATCATTCAAGTCGCAACCCTGAGCCTGTTTCGTTTCGACGGCGTTTTCAGCCGTCTCGGTGCCTTTGCTATGATGGGCTTGGCACGCTGGCCGTTGTCGCGACTCAACGGACTGGAATTCTGGAAACTCTGCGGCTCTGGCACCGGCGAAGGGTTTACGCCGCGCCCCAATACCGCCGTTTGGGCTGTCTTATGTGTCTGGTCAGATGAGAAAACGGCGCAGAGCCTCCTGAAATCCGCCAGCCCGTTCAGATGGTATCGAAACCATGCTTGCGAACATTGGACCGTGTTCCTGCGCCCGATCTCATCCCGCGGCGCTTGGTCGGGGCAGAACCCGTTCCATGTCGACAGCCCGACGCCCACCGGGTCGCTCACCGCAGCACTCACGCGCGCGACGCTGAAGCCGAAGATTCTGATGCGGTTCTGGCGCAGGGTGCCAGATATCAGCCAGATGATCGGCGCGAACTCGGATGTGCTGATGAAAGTTGGGTTGGGAGAGGTACCGTTCCTCCATCAAATCACGTTCTCGATCTGGCCAGATACCGGATCGATGGCCGCTTTCGCCCGTCACCCCGGCCCACACTCCGAGGCCGTCAAAGCGGTGCGCGAAGGCAATTGGTTCCGCGAAGAGCTTTACGCAAGGTTCGACGTCATAAACGAAGCCGGCCACTGGGAAGGGAAGCACCCAGTGGTCTTGAAGGAGGGTCAGGACAACACATGACGCACGCGTTTCCATTCTCCGCAATTGTTGGTCAGGATCAGATGAAGCTTGCCATGATCCTGACGGCGATTGATCCGAAACTGGGCGGGGTCCTTGTTTTTGGCGACAGGGGCACCGGCAAATCTACTGCCGTCCGCGCGTTGGCCGCTTTGCTGCCACCGATCTCGGCGGTTGAGGGCTGCCCGGTGCAATCCGCAACACGGTCCGCTTGCCCGGATTGGGTCGAGGTGGCTGAGGACGCGCAGTTGCTGGACTATCCCACCCCCGTCATCGATCTGCCTTTGGGCGCGACCGAAGATCGGGTGACGGGCGCTTTGGACATCGAGCGCGCTTTGGTGAATGGCGAGAAAGCCTTTCAACCGGGCCTACTGGCGCAAGCGAACCGCGGGTATCTGTACATTGATGAGGTCAACTTGTTGGAAGATCACCTTGTCGATCTGCTTCTGGATGTGGCCCAGACCGGAGAGAATGTGGTCGAGCGCGAGGGGCTATCGATCCGCCATCCGGCTCGGTTCGTTTTGGTGGGGTCGGGCAACCCCGAAGAAGGCGAGCTGCGTCCGCAATTGCTGGACCGGTTTGGCCTGTCGGTCGAAGTACGGTCACCTGATGATATCGAACAAAGGGTCGAAGTGGTACAACGCCGGGATGCGTTTGAGTTGCAGCCCGACAAGTTTCTGAAGAAGTGGCACCGCGAGGATACCCGTGTGCGCAAAGCCATCCTGACCGCGCGCGAAACCCAGCCAGACATCAAAATCCGCAAGCGCGAACTACGCGACTGCGCGGAACTGTGCATTGCGCTCGGCTCGGACGGGTTGCGTGGAGAACTGACCCTTGTTCGCGCCTGCCGTGCATTGGCGGCTTACGAAGGCGCGGCCTCGGTCACGCGTCGGCACATCCGTCGTATTGCGCCAATCGCGCTGGCCCACCGCCTGCGCCGCGACCCGATGGACGAGGCCGGTTCGGTCGCTCGTGTCCGCCGTGCCTTGGATGAGGTTTTGGGATGAAACCCTCGCCCTATCCTTGGGCGCATGTGCGGCGCAGCCTGCGCCTGTTCGCCGTCGACCCGGTTGGATTGGGCGGCATTGTTTTGCGTGCCCGCGCTGGACCCGCCCGCGATGTTTGTGTGGCGACACTGCCTGATCTGGGCTTACCACACCAGCGGCTACATCCTTCTCTGACGGATGCCGAACTATTTGCCTCGATGGATTTTGCGGCAACCCTTGCAAAAGGACAGCAAATCTATCGCCAAGGTCTTTTGCACCGACCCGCGGCTTATCACTTG
It encodes the following:
- the bchI gene encoding magnesium chelatase ATPase subunit I, which codes for MTHAFPFSAIVGQDQMKLAMILTAIDPKLGGVLVFGDRGTGKSTAVRALAALLPPISAVEGCPVQSATRSACPDWVEVAEDAQLLDYPTPVIDLPLGATEDRVTGALDIERALVNGEKAFQPGLLAQANRGYLYIDEVNLLEDHLVDLLLDVAQTGENVVEREGLSIRHPARFVLVGSGNPEEGELRPQLLDRFGLSVEVRSPDDIEQRVEVVQRRDAFELQPDKFLKKWHREDTRVRKAILTARETQPDIKIRKRELRDCAELCIALGSDGLRGELTLVRACRALAAYEGAASVTRRHIRRIAPIALAHRLRRDPMDEAGSVARVRRALDEVLG
- the crtA gene encoding spheroidene monooxygenase, coding for MFRFDGVFSRLGAFAMMGLARWPLSRLNGLEFWKLCGSGTGEGFTPRPNTAVWAVLCVWSDEKTAQSLLKSASPFRWYRNHACEHWTVFLRPISSRGAWSGQNPFHVDSPTPTGSLTAALTRATLKPKILMRFWRRVPDISQMIGANSDVLMKVGLGEVPFLHQITFSIWPDTGSMAAFARHPGPHSEAVKAVREGNWFREELYARFDVINEAGHWEGKHPVVLKEGQDNT